A stretch of Castanea sativa cultivar Marrone di Chiusa Pesio chromosome 2, ASM4071231v1 DNA encodes these proteins:
- the LOC142626189 gene encoding ATP-dependent RNA helicase eIF4A, translating into MAIEASEAPSPPSHPASHFNLQRHFYVAVDRLQFKMATLVDLLGVAGRRSSLPMVVCCSSRDELDAVCSAVSNLPYIFLTSLYSDLAEAERALVLDKFRQATMNWNQNISAQPGEDSEVGKDEQKSHMVVVTDACLPFLACGESAISARVLINYELPTKKEIYMRRMATCLAADGIVINMVVGGEVVTLKSVEESSSLVIAEMPINISEIL; encoded by the exons ATGGCCATTGAAGCAAGCGAAGCTCCCTCTCCTCCTTCTCACCCCGCTTCCCATttcaa TTTACAACGCCATTTCTATGTAGCTGTGGACAGGCTCCAATTCAAGATG GCTACGTTAGTGGATTTGCTGGGCGTGGCGGGACGGCGTTCGTCCCTCCCAATGGTGGTGTGCTGCAGCTCAAGGGACGAGCTTGACGCCGTTTGCTCCGCCGTTTCTAACCTCCCTTACATTTTTTTAACCTCTCTg TACAGTGACCTTGCGGAGGCTGAACGTGCTCTAGTTTTGGACAAATTTCGGCAAGCCACAATGAACTGGAACCAGAATATCAGTGCCCAACCAGGAGAGGACAGTGAAGTTGGAAAAGAtgaacaaaaatctcatatggTAGTTGTGACTGATGCTTGCCTCCCATTTCTTGCTTGTGGGGAATCAGCCATTTCTGCTCGTGTTCTGATAAATTATGAGTTGCCAACAAAGAAG GAAATATATATGAGGCGCATGGCAACTTGTTTGGCAGCAG ATGGGATTGTAATCAATATGGTTGTTGGGGGTGAAGTGGTCACTCTCAAAAGCGTCGAAGAAAGCAGTAGTCTAGTCATAGCTGAAATGCCCATAAAT ATCTCTGAGATTTTGTGA